From a single Brassica rapa cultivar Chiifu-401-42 chromosome A01, CAAS_Brap_v3.01, whole genome shotgun sequence genomic region:
- the LOC103852462 gene encoding FCS-Like Zinc finger 7 yields the protein MLIGNRQMQRKPSMPRITIEVDDNHTAGQDSDVSMAVVDGGDNFDQRFLAMLSPRNHTRTERKDCGKSTLPSSSFLGSCGFCKRRLAPGRDIYMYKGDAAFCSMECREQQIEQDRQNSKQSARVVLSP from the exons ATGTTGATTGGGAATCGACAAATGCAGAGAAAACCAAGCATGCCGAGGATTACCATCGAGGTTGATGATAATCATACCGCCGGCCAAGATTCTGACGTGTCTATGGCGGTGGTAGACGGCGGAGATAATTTCGACCAGCGGTTCTTGGCGATGTTATCACCGAGAAATCACACAAGGACCGAGAGAAAAGACTGTGGGAAATCAACGTTGCCGTCATCGTCTTTTCTTGGAAGCTGTGGCTTTTGCAAACGCCGTTTAGCTCCCGGCCGTGATATTTACATGTACAA AGGGGATGCAGCGTTTTGTAGCATGGAATGCAGAGAACAACAGATTGAGCAGGACAGGCAAAACTCCAAGCAGAGCGCCAGAGTCGTTCTATCACCATGA
- the LOC103852564 gene encoding inositol-3-phosphate synthase, giving the protein MFIESFKVESPNVKYTENEIQSVYDYETTEVVHENVNGAYQWIVKPKVVKYDFKTDTRVPKLGVMLVGWGGNNGSTLTAGVIANKEGISWATKDKVQQANYFGSLTQASSIRVGSFNGEEIYAPFKSLVPMVNPDDVVFGGWDISDMNLADAMGRAKVLDIDLQKQLRPYMENIVPLPGIYDPDFIAANQGSRANNVINGTKKEQVDQIIKDMREFKEKNKVDKVVVLWTANTERYSNVVVGLNDTMENLMNSVDRDESEISPSTLYAIACVLEGIPFINGSPQNTFVPGLIDLAIKNNVLIGGDDFKSGQTKMKSVLVDFLVGAGIKPTSIVSYNHLGNNDGMNLSAPQTFRSKEISKSNVVDDMVASNGILFEPGEHPDHVVVIKYVPYVADSKRAMDEYTSEIFMGGKNTIVMHNTCEDSLLAAPIILDLVLLAELSTRIQFKSEKEGKFHSFHPVATILSYLTKAPLVPPGTPVVNALSKQRAMLENILRACVGLAPENNMILEYK; this is encoded by the exons ATGTTCATCGAGAGCTTCAAAGTCGAGAGCCCGAACGTGAAGTACACGGAGAATGAGATTCAGTCTGTGTACGATTACGAGACCACGGAGGTCGTTCACGAGAACGTTAACGGTGCTTACCAGTGGATCGTGAAGCCTAAGGTTGTCAAATACGATTTCAAAACCGACACTCGTGTCCCCAAATTAGG GGTTATGCTTGTGGGTTGGGGAGGAAACAATGGATCAACCCTCACCGCCGGTGTAATTGCCAATAAAGA AGGAATCTCGTGGGCGACCAAGGACAAAGTGCAACAAGCTAACTACTTCGGGTCGTTAACACAAGCATCGTCTATTCGTGTCGGATCCTTTAACGGCGAAGAGATCTATGCTCCTTTCAAGAGTCTCGTTCCAATG GTGAATCCGGATGATGTTGTGTTTGGAGGATGGGACATAAGCGATATGAATTTAGCAGACGCAATGGGTAGAGCCAAGGTTCTTGACATTGACTTACAGAAACAGCTCAGGCCTTACATGGAGAACATTGTCCCACTCCCTGGGATCTACGACCCTGATTTCATCGCTGCTAATCAAGGCTCACGTGCCAACAACGTCATCAACGGTACCAAGAAGGAACAAGTCGACCAAATCATCAAGGACATGAG GGAGTTTAAGGAGAAGAACAAGGTGGATAAGGTTGTGGTTCTGTGGACGGCTAACACAGAGCGTTACAGCAATGTGGTCGTGGGGCTAAACGACACGATGGAGAATCTTATGAACTCTGTGGATAGGGATGAGTCTGAGATCTCTCCTTCCACGCTTTATGCTATTGCATGTGTTCTTGAAGGTATTCCTTTCATCAATGGAAGCCCTCAGAACACCTTTGTTCCGGGTCTTATTGATTTGGCTATCAAGAACAATGTTTTGATCGGTGGAGATGACTTCAAGAGtggtcaaaccaagatgaaaTCTGTCTTGGTTGATTTCCTTGTTGGTGCAGGCATCAAG CCTACTTCAATAGTGAGCTACAATCACCTAGGGAACAACGATGGAATGAACCTCTCAGCTCCACAGACATTCAGATCTAAGGAGATCTCCAAAAGCAATGTTGTGGATGATATGGTTGCTAGCAACGGTATCCTCTTCGAGCCCGGGGAACATCCAGACCATGTAGTTGTCATCAAG TATGTACCGTATGTTGCAGATAGCAAGCGAGCCATGGATGAGTATACATCAGAGATATTCATGGGAGGCAAGAACACAATTGTCATGCACAATACCTGCGAGGACTCTCTCTTAGCTGCTCCAATTATCTTGGATCTTGTTCTCCTCGCTGAACTCAGCACCAGGATTCAGTTCAAATCCGAGAAAGAG ggGAAGTTTCATTCTTTCCATCCTGTGGCCACCATACTCAGCTACCTCACCAAGGCACCGCTCGTGCCGCCGGGAACACCGGTGGTTAATGCGCTGTCGAAGCAGCGGGCTATGCTGGAGAACATCCTTAGGGCGTGTGTTGGACTGGCGCCGGAGAACAACATGATCTTGGAATACAAGTGA